The stretch of DNA GGGACATTGAAAAGGAGAAGCAGCTACTGGCCTCAAAGTCTTACATGTGGCCCAATGGGAAAGTGTCCCTAAGTCAGCCAGCAGTTAATCACAGCAGAATGAGTTGCCCCCCATGCTGCAAAATGCCTGGAATAGGAGCATGATGCTTTGTGCCTGCCCTTTTGCAGAGGCCGGCGCGTACAGCGCAACAGGCTCATGTTAGTGTGCGCAAAATCCTGCCTTGGTTTCCAGCAGTATGTTCGTGCACTGGAAGTACGGCACTTTATGTGTCCGAACAAAGCATTTGTACTCGGAGACCTCTGCAAGCAtgcaggggaaagaggaagggCTATTCCTAGATGAGATCTCAGTTGCTTTTCAGGCACCGTGAGCCCTATCCGGAATGCACAAATAGCAGCTTAGACCTCGACATGCTCAAACAGCACTGAAGCAGCCGGGGGAGGGGGGCCAAATCACAGAAATGACATTGTAGGCCCCCTTTGCTGGGCCCAGCAAGCCCATGCACCAAACAGAGATAGGAGGGCTCCTCTTCCCTGCACTTGAAGCAGCTTGGGAATAAAAGACATGTTCGGTTTGCAATTTTGCACCATCCACTGTCTGTCTTGTCAGCTGCTGTAGGAGCAGAACTCCCTAAGCACCCTGCAAACGGAACAGGAAGGATGTGGTGAGCAGGGTGGGATATTGGAGTCGAGGCAGAGAAAGGCGGCCACCAGAGTTCAAAGGAGCTCCAGCGCAGAAGCACCAAGCAGCACTGAGGAAGTCGAGATTGCTGGGCTTCCAGTAAACCGGGGGCAGGCAGAAGGTAGATTTGGAATCGACTGGGAGACCCACAGTTTTGCACTAGATTGGCAAATTCCTCTGACTTCCAATGGACAAAAAAGTCTTTCCCCCAACTAAATCAACCTGCTAAAAATGTGGAAGTTCGATTGAAAATTAGGAGTAGATTTTTGTGGGAGTTCAGTTTTAGTATCTGAAACTAATTCTTCTGGTGAATATGTGCTCACAGGTGCCCTATTCCTTAATCCCAGGTTCTTGGCTGTTTCCCCCACCCAATTTTTACCAGTTGATGGACCTCAGAGGTTATAGTAGAAAAAAAGTAGGTTTCATACTCCTGAAATCTGCCCAGCCCTACAGAGCAGATCGAGTTTAATTAGGGGCTTGTGTTTATTATGTGGCATCAcagctgaattttattttcttgaacaAAGGAATGGGGTATATTGACTATTGTAGAGCATTGTTAGTCTAATTAATATATGATAACATGAAATTGgtgtttccttccttttcctagTTGCTTTCCTTTCCAATCCACAAGAACCTGTGAGTCCagtgaaggaagggaaaggggaaaaaaggaggaagggcaaaggaagaaagagagacccctgcctgcgAAGATACAAGGACTATTGTATTCACGGAGAATGCAAATATATCAAGGCATTAAAAAGCGCACATTGCATGTAAGTCCATCACGTTTTTTCTGTTCTGGGGATGGTCTTTGCAGATAATCAAAACAAATATATATGGTTTTCTTTTCACTGTGGAGCATATTATCCTTCTCCAGTAACTCCCTAGAACACCGCAATAGCTGTGCTGCAGagttattttcctttttaaataaggAAGAAAGAGTCAAGTACAGGTGCGTTGTGGTCTTGGAGAATGGGAATTTGGTCTTCAGAGACctaaaagaaaaccccaaagaaaGTAAAGggtcacataataataataataataataataataataataataataataatgctggttTTCATTCAGATATTTCAGGGtgcttcacagcataaaaatatgagataaaagtacataataaaaacaaatcaaaagtgGTAAAAGTTGTAACTCCCACCGTAAATGATCCCCCCCCTCCTTGCGCCCCACATCCGCACCAGCAAACAGTGTCCTTCTTGAAGTCATATAGGACAACTGTATTGGCATGTGATGCTACCTATGTGAAGTTTTCAATGAACATTCTCAGATGTGTGCAGAAAGAGTCCTGTATGCCTTAGAAGATCATCTATTGTTCTAGTTACCATCTGATATAATAACACTCGTATCTGTTTCCCACAAAGTTTTAAAGCCCTCCCTGTAAGGGGTCTGGTTGACAATTCCAGCAATTTCCTGTATATGAGACTAGAGACTCCAGTAGCACCCTGGTTCAACGGTGAAAGCTCAAATTTAGTaagaggtggagaacctcagcGCAGTGGTTGCttagaacttttgactgagttttttCCAAGTGTCTGAGTTTTCATTTGCTCAGCAAATCCCTTTTTCACTAACGATACAGGCTTATGTAGGAAGCTGGGTGGGCAGTTTCAGAAGTGTAGGCAACTTTCTGGTTCTGCTCTGGGCAACCAAAgtgaaatgagaaaataaattaacAGCAGAGATAGCAAAATAGAGAGCTAGCAAATAAGGTACTGGATTGGGTCTGGAGAGCCTTGGGGTCAACTCATTTCTCAGCTGCAAAGGTCACTCTTTGATGCAGGGCGTGGCCGCCCCAACCTAGCACACAGGAGTGTATATGAAGATAGGGAAGTATCTATGTATGTATATAATTTGATTTCACTGCAAAGGAGAAATTGGAAGTTTTTACTACCAAggtgttgggacccaggtggcgctgtggttaaaccactgagcctagggcttgctgaccagtaggtcggcggttcgaatccctgtgacgggttgagctcccgttgcttagtcccagctcctgccaaactagcagttcaaaagcacgtcaaaatgcaagtagataaataggaaccgctacagcgggaaggtaaacgtcgtttccatgtgctgctctggttcgccagaagcggctttgtcatgctggccacatgacctggaagctgtacgccggctcccttggccaataacgtgagatgagcgcgcaactccagagtcggtcacgactggacctaatggtcaggggtcgctttacctttactaccAAGGTGACTAAATTAAAATGCTATTTATTTGTCCTTGCTGCAAATAACATAACTATTCCCAGCTATGAAAATACCTGTGATTATCCATTCTGAAGCATACCCTGCCCTTTAGCTTTAGGCTTTACTTCTCAGTTTCCTGCAGACCCCCAAGGGGAAGCACCTCGCTTCTAAGTGCAAGCTTCTTTAGGAAACTGAGCATCAGGAATGTGCTTTGTGCTCCCCATACTGAGGCTTGATTTTCTTCCAAGTCGACTTGTTTGTCAGCGCATACCTCCAATGGCAAACAACAAGATTGGTAACGTTTTGCCTTGGGAAAGCAGTCTCCCCTGACCTTACCCTTACAGCTTGGAAACGCATTTACAGGGTGGGGTTACCATACAGTGTGCTGTATTATGAATTCCAAATCCGTTTTGCCTTACCCAGCCCTGTTGCACTCTCAGACACGCAGAGCAATTGTGGGACTCTCTGCCCTTCCCCTTGGCAGATGGCTGCTGTTTTGTTGTCTGCTGCTGGATCTTTTATTATCCTTTCCCCTTTGGGCCCATCACGTCACTGCTAGAATAGGGCCGTGCATCATGTTGGCTGGTTAGCTGAGGTCGCTAGTGCCTGGATCTGGGCAGCAGTGAGCATTTGGGGTCTGCATCATCCCTCATCATGCCATTCTTCCTTGGGCTGCTTCCTTGCAATCTGAGCATTGGAGCTTGAAGATGACACTGATTTGTGGAATGTGCTGCTTTCAACTGAGCTCTTTCTAAGCATCAGACATTTGTGCTGGGTGGTTTGGAAagaccctctttccttcctgattGGGCGTTAGTGCAAAGCATGttccatgtttgtttatttttttagttttgctcATCCAGGCTGGGGGTGGGAATGTGTGGGAAGATAATTTGGGGAGCTGGCCCCATCACGTTCTTTAATTGTGTGAGCAAGTATCAGGACAAATTAACAAGAGACGATCACTCTCTTTAAGAAGTGTGCTCTGTCCCCAAGGAAGACTGAAAATATTCCTACTGTTGAGGGTAGAAAAATGGAAAAGTGTGAGTCAGTTGTAGCAATTCCCCTTCTCTTTGAGAGTGAAAATACTAAGTATGTGGGTAGAGATTAACAGCCTGGTGGGTGTAAAAACTCTCCTTTTAGCCAAGCCTTTGATAGCTGGAGGAAGAAATCTCCAGCCCTTGCTGAGATATTGCACTCCCACAATTCCTCTGGGGGTCTGTAACACAGGGAGACCTAAATAGATTTCCAGCAAAGATTCTGAAAGACAACTGTGTGCAACTGTCTCTAGAGGCTGCAACTCTCTTAATTTTTAACTTAATGGCTTTAATGACTTATATAATACttaaactaatgtcagtgtatgTGTCTTACTGATGTTAGCCATGTATAGCTGATGGAGTAAAGGCACAAGAGTTCATTGCGTGAGTTCTACCATGTAATCCCAGATTAtatcagtggggtgtgtgtggaaaaagaGGCGTGTTGCACTTTGAAATATGAATAGCCTTCTGAGCATTAAACTTAGATGAAAGGAGACCGTCATCTCAATGTGTCTAGCTATCATTTCATTGCTACAATCTGGAACAAGCCTTATACATTGTTTGCTTTTCACCTGCAACGCTAGATGCGAAGAAGGGTACCACGGGGCGCGATGCCACGCTCTTAGTCTTCCGGTGGAGAACCCCTCCCGCGGTTACAACCACACAACTATACTGGCAGTCACAGCAGTGGTGCTGTCGTCTCTGTGTCTTATCATCATTGCCGTGTTGCTGATGCTCAGGTAAGCTGCTTGGCAAGGCTGAGAAGGGATGCAGGAATTGAGATGCAGGGCTGTCTTCTGTATGCCAAATGGGGAAAAGTTCACACTTAACCTCTGGTCTTATTCTGAGGTGGATTATGTGACTTTAGCAAGTATAAAACTGCTGACAGGGCCAGAGCTCCACAGCTTCAAAGGCAGAACAGGTTCCTTGCTTACCACTCTGCACTCTGCAGAGCTTCTGCTGGATCCCAAGTTCCGTGTTTGCGCACCTGGACTGATAGCTGTGATCACCAAGTCCTTTATGAAACTCACTGACTGTACAAAGTGCTTTGTGGTCCTTGCTTTGTTCAGTTCCCCATCAACTCCTGGGATATGAATCCTTCACATTTTAATTCTACTGGCTGGGAACTGAGAGTTGATGGATCTCTCTGCCCACCAGTGTTTAACTAGGAATTGCTTGAGGTCCAAATCCACCGCTTTGCCAATTTCCCCATGACTTTATTTGTTGTTGCCCTGGGGTTCTCTGGGCAACCTGCTTTCAGATTAAGTCCTAGTGGCAATTGACTCGTCAAAATTTGTCATGAATCCTGCCTTGGTGCTACTAGTTTGGCTACGTAGTTTTGGGAACCTGTTCCAGTTCAATGAGTCTGTGAATGGTGTACTAGCCTTTCTGCCCTGTTGAGGATACAGTGGAGGAAACCTGGGCAGGGAGCCAGCGAGTCCCATTTCAGCCTAAGGTATTCCACATCTTGTGACTGGTCCCCTGCCAAGAAATGCAAGATGGAATTTCTCATACTCAGATCCCAGGATCAGGAAGGTGACAGCAACGGGTCCTTTTAGCCAGTGGCAGTGAGGTGGTGCAATTATCATACAGGGTTAGAACTGGAATTTATCTTGGTCTCTGTCTTTCTGTTTTCCCCCAGGTGTCACAAGCAAGGAGTGTATGATGTAGAGAGTGAAGAGAAGGTTAAACTGGGCATCACCGTCAACCACTGAGATCTCCTGAGATTGCAAGGTAACCCCTCAAGCACACAACCTATGGGAGGACTGTGTGTTAATGTGCTGCGAAGAGATTTCAATAAATTCTGCCCTTCCTTTAGCCCAGGcaggtccaacaggtagatcgtgatctaccggtagatcactgggtgtctgcagtagatcactggtagatcattggctccccccaaagaagctggacaactgtggctcccctaagaaaagctcaacattttacctcctccctgaaaaaaatcaacaactttgacctgaaaccccccccccaaatcggtcttcctccttcctaaaaaatgttcgacaactttgacctgaaccccaaaaaggggagtagatcactgccagtttttaattctgtgagtagatcgcagtctcttgggagttggccacccctggaaggGAAGTTTCTTTATCCTGTGGCAAACTAAAGGAAAATGTACGACATTGCCTCCTATTGAGGCACCTGTTTGGGCTGAATTATGGGTTAACTCTTGTCACAAGTGACTCCTTCTTGATCACCCCTGGGAGGCTGAGATGCTATGCGTTGTAGAGAGTAGAGGAGCCCCTTTGTAATTACTCAGACAATAGCATAGGGAATACTGTACTAATCAATGTCTTTGTATAAAAAGGGCACATATTACAGAAAGAAGAAGCTATAGCAATTTATTACTCATAACCCACTGGGGCAATACTTATGAGGTGGAACACACTCACCCCAGGATGGATTCCACCCAACAAATAATTGATTTCATTTTACTCCCCCAAACTTTCCAAAGGTCTCCCTCATGCTGTCTATGGCAATGTGCTGTGATTGGCCAGCCACTATTACAAAAACCTAGTCTCCACCCTGGCACAAACATGTCACCTGCTGACACACTAACAGTGCCAGCTATTTTGAAATATGATTGTTCACTACTGATCTCAGAGTGTTCCAGTCTAAAACCACAAACATCTCTGTATCCCCTAGTATATCTGCCTTTGTCCTACTCACAGGAAACTCTTTACACGTTTTGCCTCAGATCTATGACCCTTGGCACTTTGAGCTGGCTAACCCAGTTTAATTAGGTTTCGTAAGCTTCAagctatagggacccaggtggcactgtgggttaaaccactgagcctagggcttgctgatcagaaggtcagcggttcgaatccctgtgacggggtgagctcccgttgctcggtcccagctcctgccaacctagcagttcgaaagcacttcaaagtgcaagtagataaataggaaccgctacagcgggaaggtaaatggcatttctgtgcactgctctggttcgccagaagtggcttagtcatgctggccacatgacccggaagctgtacgctggctcccttggccagtaaggCGAGATGAGTACCCTACCTAAGCTTCAAGCAAGCATTTGATAGGACAGCAAGTTGATTATTGACTATTAGGCATAATCTGAATCGTGAACAAAACCAGCATAAATGGGCTTCGGCTTGTGTTCCTGGGTGCTGTCATAACATCATCCTTTAGAAGCAGCCAAGGGGCTTTAGGCAGTGGCGTGGTAGTAGGGCAGGCGGGGGGGAGCGCTGCCcagggcagccaggcggctagctacgccgctcgCTTTAGGCTCTGAGGAAAGCTGTGTGGGTTGTGTGTTTCTGCCTCTGGATTACATCATTTGGACTTTGCCCCCTGATCTTCTGTAGGGTGGCCCCCTCTCCAATGGGTGGCAGGTCCCTGGCCACTTGTTCCGCCTTTCTTCTTGCGGAGATGCCTCCCTCTGGGTTACATGCCTTCTTTAAATCTTTAAGACAACACTCTTTACTCTCACTTGCCCTTCTCTGGAGGCTGCAAGATTCCAGCCACAGTCCCTTCCCTTCAGGAGCTCCAGGCCATAGCTGTAGCCCTTGGTAATGAGGGGCGTGTGTGGCCCTCGGAAGGCCCTTTCCTTTAGTTGTGGGAATAGCTGTGAATGCTGGACAATAGGTTTCCAAAGGCTTAACCTCTATAATCAAGACAAATCCAAAGAGAGTGtgtgcacacagaaacacacaaataaatgtaTGTATGCTGAATTCACTGCTAGCAAGTAGGGAGAGTTACAAAGGGCAACTGAATTCCACAAGAGTGCATCATTTTAGGTCTCAAGTCACTTATTCTGCACTAGTAGCTGCAGTTGACTTCAATGGAATTATTCTCTTTCGAGATGGCAGCCTTCATAACTGTGGGGTATGGAGAATAACCTTGgtagatttatttttaattgcacatGCAGGGTGGGATCCAGCTAACTAGCCCCATCAGCAGAAAGAAGACTTGCACAAATACTTCCATTTGTGCTATGGGGCTCCCCCCATTCCCCTGGAAATTGGCTCCGGGGGGCAGGAGAGCCCCCATGACAGTGCatagggaaaggagagggggggtcATTCCAACTGGCAAGCTGCAATGTTTGCACAGGCAGGGCAGTTAGAAGGGCACAATATTGGAGCTCTTGTGAGTGGTGCATATTTAGCTTAGATGTGATGCTTCCTTCCGTTACATTGCAGGATTCAGCACTGGAGCAGCTCTTATTTCCACAATTCAGTGGACAAACGTCTTCCCCCCCTCAAGACACATTTCTATCATCAAAAGGGAGTTTGTATGAGTGGAAGAGACTGTGTCAGATCTTTGCTTTGTTGAAGAAGCAATTCATCCCCTCCAAATAGGAAGATCTttccgagagagagagacttttctcCACCGAGTGTTCGTTCCTGAAATGTGGAGCCACAGCCTAAGGAGAAGAGTTGGACTTTGCCTTGGTATCATTGGAAAGAAACATGTTTGCAAGAAGACAATGCACCAGCAAGTTGGATTCTTCAGGCATCTGCTGAGGATATAACTGTGAAAGACTTGGACTGCTGAAGAAATCTAACTTTGGAACTCTATTCAATGGTGGGGAGTGGGGCAGAAAGTATTTAACaagatatttctttttaaattatatatttattttagatacattgtacatattatttatttaggctTGATCCTGTAGTTCTGTCATCAAGTGGAGAGACAGAAGGATTGTGCAGTGTAACATTCTCTAATAAATAACCCTTTGTTATAACTTGCTGTTACTTGAATATTAATTTAGGGAATAATCAATTAGAATGGTTGCAAAATGACAATTTCTAATCCTTAAAACACAACCTTTTTGCAGTGCCATCatggaaaaaatggggggggggacggacttcCCAGGGCAGATCTGTTGCAGCTGGAGGTACCCGAGAGTTTGCTTTGAGGAGCATGTGAATCAATGTGCAATGCTGGTTGCAAATCTCAGAATGTTTCCTTCACAATAGTTTTATCAAGATGTCCAGCTGGCcaatgggggctgatgggagttgtattccaaaacatctggaaagtaaCAGATTACCGAAGGTTGTTTCACAGGCATACTTTTGCCAATgctgaatcaaagaatcatagacctatagaggtggaagggatcatgagaaatcttttgcccaatgtggggcttgaacccatgaccctgagtttcagagtctcatgctccattgGTGATAAATATAGTCGTGGGCTTTGTGGGATGGGGACAGCAACAGTTGCCCTTGTTCAATTTTAAGTCTAAAGGTGTAAAACtatgcctggtttataccacccCATGTTCACATGCTAATGTTTTGACATATGGGAAAAAAAACATTCTTCAACATAGAATAGATGCAGTCAGGGGGAAGGATTCTGCTGAGTCAACTTCCCACTTTATTTGCTTAATATTGTAAGAAAGTGTATACAGCCTCATCCTGCAATCTGGAGTGGTGAAGCTAAGGTACCAGGTTTATGACCTCAGTGAGAATTAAACCTCACGCAGCATGACTGTTGCTATTTATCTCAAACTTCAGGGCTAGGAGGTGCCTCAAATAAATAAGGTGGTGATTTTTTTATAGGGTAGTTGGGGGGGCATCTGAGCCTGCTTTTGAATGAATAATAGGCACTTGGCTGAGTTTCCATCTGATCAGTTCTGAAGTGgtttgatgagagagagagagagagagagagagagagagagagagagagagagaggaagactcTCCTTAATGTCAGCCAGTGGGTAATTCTAAATTGTTACACATGCACAGGAATTAAGTGCCAAGCATGATCAATCTTCCTCTTTAAGAGTTTTTTTTAGGAGTCCTGTTATACAGAAGCCAGAAAAGTTGAGTTCCTTAttatctatatcaggcatccccaaacttcggccctccagatgttttggactacaattcccatcttccccaaccactggtcctgttagctagggatcatgggagttgtaggccaaaacatctggagggccgcagtttggggacgcctgatctaTATAGTGATGGTATTTTTGGAGAGAGAACCCGTTGGCAGCCTAACCTGCCAAATGTGAGGGGAGGACTTGGCAACAGTGGGATTGACTGTAAATGATGCAGATGAGCCATCGGGTTCCTTTTGAGCCACGTCCACCAAAGGGCAGGGTTTGGGCTCCTGCTAATAACTTGGTTGGAAAAATTGGCTCCCCTGCTGCCCATTTCAAGCCCAGACTATCAGTcattctccccctccaccccactgaGCTACGTTTTGGGGAGGGAACTATTCCACAAGCTGAGCATGTGGGTAATTACATTTTCTCAATGGCACAGAGCTGCATTTTGAAACCTAGGGGGAAATAGTTTGTTGTAATAAGATTGACACCAGGATCCCCCCACAACAGCTGAGGCACCACCACATATCTGTAGCTTGCGAGGTTGGCATCTGGAGAGGCCCTAAATAGAAAAAGCACACCTATAGGAACCAGAGGTTTAGGAAATATCTTTAATGGATTGCGGTAGGTCCAGCAGATGCCTGGAAGCCTTAAAAGAGGAGAGGTTCCTCACCCCCTTTAAGAGAGTGAAAGCAATACTTGTTGGCACTCTTGGCATTGGGAGACATCTGTAATGCTTGTTGGTTGGGCTGCTGTCTAGGGTTGGGTTGAAGTCAAGAGCTTCTCATTGCTATGTACCCCCAGTTGTGACTTGTGGCACAGTTTGGAAAGTGCTCAGCTTGCTAGGCTAGAGTAActttgcataagaacataagaatagcctgctggatcaggccaaaggccgatctggtccagtgtcctgtttccacactggctaaccagatgcctgtggggaaccagaGAACAGAAcaggagcacaagagccctctcctctcctgtggtttccagcaactggtattcagaagcatgttgGACCCTTTGCCTACCTGAGGAAACacactaaagcaggcatggccaaacttggccctccagatgttttggaactacaattcccatcatccctgacaactggtcctgttagctagggatgatgggagttgtactcccaaaacatctggagggccaagtttggccatgcctggactaaAGGCTGCTACATCAGGTAGGTGGTTCAGTTACATCAGCCCACAGTAGGGTCTTTCCTGCAGATAGGAAAGCAAGCAAGCTTGCCTCAAAGTCTCTTTCGGTTTTGTGCTTGATGTGGGCCAACACCTTGGCTAGGTCATCCCATGCCGGCTCAGTTTGCTCGTATAGTGGTTGATGTCTGGGAAACTCTCCTACTGTCTACCTAGGCTGGCTGAGGTGAAGCATGGTCATCTTCATGCCACCTTGACCAACTTTTGACCTCGCGTGCTGCTAAAACTATTCTCCAGCGTTGCTAGTACAGTACAAAGATTGCATCATTTCTCTTTGCATTGCATTTAGTGCTGGAGATGGATCTGTATTATATGTATTCTATTAAAATGATTGTTCCTTTGTCCCAGCAACTGTTGGTGCAGCCTGAAATCTGCTAGCACCTCTGTTAGAGATGAATCCAATATGCAAATCTTCCCAGACTGTTTCAACAGCAGATCCTGTGGCTTCATGCCAGGGTCCCCGTCCTCCCCACTTATCCCCC from Zootoca vivipara chromosome 8, rZooViv1.1, whole genome shotgun sequence encodes:
- the HBEGF gene encoding proheparin-binding EGF-like growth factor isoform X1 — its product is MRAALILWSVLLAAGWPILAKAEELRGLRNEVYHEEGREDLASVQLLPAREALEHEGERGGSVSTAGDNFSELPRAGQKQPPEIYIWFLSSGLLSKLLATMKPTLLQNLRPVWKVAFLSNPQEPVSPVKEGKGEKRRKGKGRKRDPCLRRYKDYCIHGECKYIKALKSAHCICEEGYHGARCHALSLPVENPSRGYNHTTILAVTAVVLSSLCLIIIAVLLMLRCHKQGVYDVESEEKVKLGITVNH
- the HBEGF gene encoding proheparin-binding EGF-like growth factor isoform X2 → MRAALILWSVLLAAGWPILAKAEELRGLRNEVYHEEGREDLASVQLLPAREALEHEGERGGSVSTAGDNFSELPRVAFLSNPQEPVSPVKEGKGEKRRKGKGRKRDPCLRRYKDYCIHGECKYIKALKSAHCICEEGYHGARCHALSLPVENPSRGYNHTTILAVTAVVLSSLCLIIIAVLLMLRCHKQGVYDVESEEKVKLGITVNH